The Corynebacterium coyleae genome segment AGAAAACGTTGCAGAGATGCGCGGCAAGTCGGTTGCACGTGTGAAGACCGCTGAGGCGTTGAACGACACTCAGCGTGACGCACTGGCCCGCAAGCTGGAGCAGATTTACGGCCGCGAGATCGCCATCCACTCTGAGGTTGACCCCAGCCTCCTCGGCGGAATGGTGGTTCGTGTGGGCGATGAGGTCATCGACGGTTCGACGCGCGGCAAGATCGAGCGTCTCCGTACCGATATGGCAGCCCAGGCGGCTAAATAATTAACAATATGCTGGATAAAACTACCGAGAGCAGGAAGAACATGGCGGAGCTGACGATCTCCTCCGATGAGATCCGTAGCGCGATAGCGAACTACACCTCGAGCTACTCTGCGGAGGCCTCCCGTGAGGAGGTCGGCGTGGTGACTTCGGCCGCAGACGGTATTGCCCAGGTTTCTGGGCTGCCGGGCTGCATGACGAACGAGCTGCTCGAGTTCCCCAACGGCGTCATCGGCGTCGCCCAGAACCTTGAGACCGATTCCATCGGTGTCGTGGTGCTGGGTAACTTCGAGACCCTTTCCGAGGGCGACGAAGTCAAGCGGACCGGCGAGGTCCTCTCCATCCCGGTCGGCGAGAACTTCCTCGGCCGCGTGATTAACCCCCTGGGTCAGCCGATTGACGGCCTTGGCCCAATCGAATCCGACGAAGAGCGTGCACTGGAACTCCAGGCCGCAGGCGTTCTCGACCGCCAGCCGGTCGAAGAGCCGCTGCAGACGGGCATGAAGGCGATTGACGCCATGACCCCGATCGGCCGCGGCCAGCGCCAGCTCGTCATTGGTGACCGCAAGACCGGTAAGACCGCGGTCTGCATCGACACCATTTTGAACCAGAAGGAGTTCTGGGAGACCGGCGACCCGTCGAAGCAGGTGCGCTGCATCTACGTCGCCGTCGGCCAGAAGGGCTCCACCATCGCTGGCGTTCGCCAGACGCTGGAGGAGGCCGGTGCGCTGGAGTACACCACGATCGTGGCTGCTCCGGCATCCGACTCCGCAGGCTTTAAGTGGCTCGCACCGTTCTCCGGTGCAGCACTGGGCCAGCACTGGATGTACCAGGGCAAGCACGTCCTGGTGATCTACGATGACCTGACCAAGCAGGCAGAGGCATACCGTGCCATTTCGCTGCTGCTTCGCCGCCCGCCGGGCCGCGAGGCATACCCGGGCGATGTGTTCTACCTGCACTCCCGCCTGCTGGAGCGTGCCGCAAAGCTTAACGACGAGCTCGGCGCAGGCTCCCTGACCGCACTGCCGATCATCGAGACCAAGGCGAACGACGTCGGTGCCTTCATTCCGACCAACGTCATCTCGATTACCGACGGCCAGGTCTTCCTCCAGTCCGATCTCTTCAACCAGGGCGTGCGCCCGGCTATTGACGTGGGTATCTCCGTGTCCCGTGTCGGTGGCGCCGCACAGACCAAGGGCATGAAGAAGGTTGCCGGTAACCTGCGTCTGGACCTCGCGGCATACCGTGACCTCGAGGCCTTCGCTGCGTTCGCTTCCGACCTCGACGCCGCTTCCAAGAAGCAGCTCGAGCGCGGCCAGCGCCTGGTCGAGCTGCTCAAGCAGTCCGAGCACGCGCCGCAGCCGGTGGAGTTCCAGATCATCTCGATCTGGGCTGCCAACGAAGGCGTCTTCGACGTCGTTCCCGTTGAGGACGTCCGCCGCTACGAGACCGAGCTGCACGAGGCCATCAAGGCCAATGCACCGCAGGTCTATGACCAGATCGCTGGTGGCAAGCAGCTTGACGACGACTCGCAGGCCGCAATCCGCCGCGTCAACGAGGACCTGGCACGTAACTTCCAGGCATCCTCCGGCGAGCGCATTGTCCGCGAGGCCGAGCACGAGCCGCTCGACTCCGGCCAGGTTGCGAAGAACCAGCTCAACGTCAGCCGCTCCTAGTGCCAGTCGGTTCTAGGACTACTACATAAAGGAAGGGAGGAAACACCATGGCAACGCTTCGCGAATTGCGTGACCGCATCAGGTCCGTCAACTCCACGAAGAAAATTACAAAGGCCCAGGAACTGATCGCCACCGCGCAGATCACCAAGGCCCAGCAGCGCGTCGAGGCGGCTAAGCCGTACGCCGACGAGCTCAAAGACGTCATGGAACGCCTCGCGTCCGCGAGCTCCCTGGCCCACCCCATGCTCCACGAGCGTGAGAACGGCCGGGTCGCGGCAATCCTCGTGGTCACCTCTGACCGCGGTATGGCCGGCGGCTACAACCACAACGTGCTGAAGAAGGCTGCGCAGCTTGAGCGCATGCTGACCGAGGCAGGTTACGAGGTGGTTCGTTACGTCACCGGTAATAAGGGCGTGACGCACTTCAAGTTCCGTGACATGGATGTCGCGGGATCATGGACCGGATTCTCGCAGCAGCCGTCTTGGGAGGACACGCACGACGTGCGCCACCAGATCATCGACGGCTACATGGCTGGCTCCGAAGCCACCGTCCCGCTTCGCCAGAACGGCGAAACGGGCGAGTCTGTCCGCGGGTTCGATGTTGTCCACGTTGTCTACACCGAGTTCGTATCTATGCTTTCCCAGGAGGCACGCGTCGATCAGCTTCTGCCGATCGAGCCGGTCCTGGAAGAGTTCAAATACGAACAGGAAGACATGCTGACTAACTCTGGTGAAGTCAGCCCGGACATGAACTTCGAGCCGGACCCGGACACGCTCATGGATGAGCTGCTGCCGGTCTACGTTTCCAGGTTGCTCTACTCGATCTTCCTGGAAGCAGCGGCCGCCGAGTCGGCATCGCGCCGCACGGCAATGAAGAATGCGACCGATAACGCCACCGAACTGGCCAACGATTTGTCTCGCGAGGCAAACCAGGTCCGTCAGGCGAAGATCACCCAGGAAATCACCGAGATTATCGGCGGCGCTGGTGCGCTGTCCGGTAGTGGAGAAAGTGACTAAATCATGACTACTGCTCACTCTTTTGATGAGCGCAACGACGATCTGGCGGGTGCGGCGCTTCCTGAGGCCGACACCCAGACCGCAGATCGGGTCGAGAACACTCAGAACCCGCGCGGTTCTGAGAACGGCCGTGTCGTGCGCGTCATTGGTGCAGTCGTCGACGTGGAGTTCCCGCGTGGCGAGCTGCCCGCTCTGTACAACGCTCTCGAGGTCGACATTGACCTCGGCGAGATGTCCCGCACCATCGTGCTCGAGGTCGCCCAGTTCCTGGGTGACAACCTCGTCCGCACGATCGCCATGGCCCCGACGGACGGCCTCGTCCGTGGCGCCAAGGTGTCGGACTCCGGCAACCCGATTTCTGTCCCGGTCGGCGACCAGGTCAAGGGCCACGTGTTCAACGCACTCGGCCAGTGCCTGGACGACCCGTCGGTCGGTCAGACCGGTGAGCGCTGGGGCATCCACCGCGAGCCGCCGGCCTTCAAGGACCTCGAAGGTAAGACCGAGATCCTCGAAACCGGTATTAAGGTCATCGACCTGCTCACCCCGTACGTTAAGGGTGGCAAGATCGGCCTGTTCGGTGGTGCAGGTGTTGGTAAGACCGTTCTGATCCAGGAGATGATTACGCGTATTGCACGCGAGTTCTCCGGTACTTCGGTCTTCGCCGGCGTCGGCGAGCGCACCCGTGAGGGCACCGACCTGTTCCTCGAGATGGAGGACATGGGCGTGCTTCCGGATACCGCGCTTGTCTTCGGCCAGATGGATGAGCCGCCAGGGGTCCGTATGCGCGTGGCCCTGTCCGGCCTGACCATGGCGGAGTACTTCCGCGATGTGCAGAACCAGGACGTGCTGCTGTTCATCGACAACATCTTCCGCTTCACCCAGGCAGGTTCCGAGGTATCGACCCTTCTGGGCCGTATGCCTTCCGCCGTGGGTTACCAGCCGACTCTTGCCGACGAGATGGGTGTGCTCCAGGAGCGCATTACCTCGACCAAGGGCCGTTCGATTACGTCGCTGCAGGCTGTTTACGTGCCGGCTGACGACTACACCGACCCGGCTCCGGCAACAACCTTCGCCCACCTCGATGCGACCACCGAACTTTCCCGTTCGATCGCTTCGAAGGGCATCTACCCGGCAGTGGATCCGCTGACCTCCACGTCGCGCATCCTTGAGCCGGGCATCGTTGGCGAGCGTCACTACAACGTCGCTCAGAAGGTGATCGGCATTCTGCAGAAGAACAAGGAACTGCAGGACATCATCGCCATCCTCGGTATGGACGAGCTCTCTGAGGAAGACAAGATCACCGTGCAGCGCGCACGTAAGATCCAGCGCTTCCTGGGCCAGAACTTCTTCGTCGCAAAGAAGTTCACTGGCGACGAGGGTTCCTACGTCCCGCTCGAAGAGACGATCGACGCATTCGACAAGCTCTGCGAGGGCGAGTTCGACCACTACCCAGAGCAGGCATTCAACGGCCTGGGTGGCTTGGACGACGTCGAGGCTGCATACAAGAAGCTGCAGGCGTAGGAGGAACCATGGCTGAACTTACCGCTCAACTGGTCTCGGTTGACCGCCTGCTCTGGAAAGGTCCGGCAAGCATCGTCACCGCTCAGACTACGGAGGGTGAGATCGGTATCCTTCCTGGGCACGAGCCGCTCTTGGGGCAGCTCAAGGACAACGGTGTGGTAACCATCCGCCCGATCGGCGGCGAGCGTATCGTCGCGGCCGTACAGGGTGGGTTCCTCTCCGTTGTCGGCGACAAGGTGACAGTCCTCGCGGACTACGCCATCTTCGCCGACGAGGTTGACTCCGCCGTCGCAGAGTCCAACCTCGACAACGAGGACAGGGTCGTACAGGCTCGCTCGGAGGCGGAGCTGGCGGCCGTTCGTCGCAACGCGCACTAGTCGCTGCGCCGAGGAAGGCGTAACGCCGGCCTGACCAGCGCCCCCATCCGGATACACATCCGGATGGGGGCGTTTTTCTATGCCCCCACTCGCGCAGCGTGCGCATAAAAGACACAAAGGGCGTTAAGATATTGCGCATTACCCGCTGTCTGGAGGTTGAAACAATGGTGTTCGTCGTTGTCGTGGCTGTGCTTGTGGTGGCCACGTTTGCGGCGTCTGCCATTTGGCGGTTCAGCATGGTCCGCGGTAGCGGTTCCCGTGCGATGATCCGCCAGATGCCGGCTGAAGGCATCCATGGCTGGCGCCATGGTGTCTTGAGGTACGACGGGGAGCGCATGCTGTTTTACAAGCTGCGCTCTTTGTCGTTTACGCACGATATGGTCGCGGACCGACGCCTCCTGCAATTCACAGGCTTGCGGGACGTGACGGCAGATGAGCGCCAGTTTATGCCCGATATTGCGAAGATTCTGCAGGTCGATTCGCCCGATGGCGGTATCGAATTTGCTGCTGATCGTCGCACGCAGATGGGTTTTATCTCGTGGATTGAATCGGCCCCGGACGTACGCGCCGAGCGCACCGATATGCGCTCACTTGAGGAGCGCGCCCAGCGAGAGACCGAGCGTTAGCGGCGTTCGTCGCAACGGTACCCTTGGGCGCATGCGTCTAGTCATCGCCCGTTGTTCTGTTGATTATGTGGGTCGCCTCGATGCCCACCTGCCTGAAGCGCTGCGTCTCATCCTGGTGAAAGCGGACGGCTCTGTGTCCGTCCACGCCGATGACCGCGCGTATAAGCCGTTGAATTGGATGATGCCGCCGTGCACGCTGCGGGTGGAAAACGTTGTTGATATGGATGGCGAGGATACGGGCGAAGAGCTGTGGATCGTCGAGAATTCGAAGGGCGAGCAACTGCGTATCACCATCGCAGAGGTGCTTCTCGACGAATCCCGCGACCTCGGTGTCGACCCTGGCCTGGTCAAAGATGGCGTGGAGGCTCACTTGCAAGAATTGCTGGCTGAGCACATCTCCACGCTTGGTGAGGGCATTGAACTTGTGCGCCGCGAGTACCCCACAGCAATTGGTCCGGTCGATATTCTGGCCCGCGATCCGCGTGGCGGGACCGTTGCGGTGGAAGTGAAGCGTCGCGGTGGCATCGACGGCGTCGAGCAGCTCACCCGCTACGTCGAGTTGCTCAACCGTGACGAATTGCTGCGACCTGTCCGAGGTGTGTTCGCAGCTCAAGAAATCAAGCCGCAGGCGCGCACACTGGCTTCCGATCGTGGCTTTGACTGCGTAACCCTCGACTACGACGAGCTGCGCGGTATCGAGTCGAACGAACTGCGCCTGTTCTAAATGCCACGCAGAAACCGCCGCCAATACCAGTCGCCACGCTACGTCCTGCCGCGGGACGGGTCGACCTTTATCGGCACCCAGGAGATGGAGGGGCCGAAGTGGACGAATGGCGAGATATTCAAGGTCCGCCAGATTGGGTCTGCAGCCGCGACGAAGTTTTACATCTGCCCGGGTTGTAACCAAAACATTCCGCCCGGGGTGTCGCATGTCGTGGTATGGCCGCGGGATTCCGGCAGGGGAGTCGATGATCGGAGGCATTGGCATAAGCATTGCTGGGGTCGTCGATAAGCGGGCGTTAGACTGGGCCGCATGATTGCAGCGTTTTCGGTCGCACCGACCTTGACGGAAAATTCCAACGCCGAAATGTCCGACATCGTGGCACGCGCCGTGAAGGTCGTCCGGGAGTCCGGGCTGCCGCACGAGACCACCGCCATGTTCACCACCATCGAGGGCGAGTGGGACGAGGTCATGGACGTGATTAAGCGTGCCACCCAGGCGGTGGAGGAGGTTTCTCCACGCGTGTCGCTCGTGGTCAAGGCTGATATTCGGCCCGGCCACACGGACATGTTGCACCAGAAGATCGAGTCGCTGAACAAGCACCTGGAGGATTAGCATGACCAACCCGCAGTTCACCGGCGGCGCTATTGACTTAGGCGCGCTGTCGCAGCAGCCTGAGCCTGGCGACTTTCAGCCGTTTGTCACCGTCAACGCCACCAACGTTGAGGCGGTTGCGTTTGAGCGGTCCAAGCAGATCCCTGTGATCCTCATGGTGGGCACGGACCGTTCTGAAGATTCTGTCGCGCTCAAGGCCACGTTCGAGCGGCTCGCGGCGGGGCAGCAGCAGTTTATGGTCGCCTACATCGACGCGGATGCCACCCCGCAGGTGGCACAGATGCTCGGCGTGCGCGTGCTGCCGACCGTGGTTGCGCTTGCCGCAGGACGCCCAGTGGCCAACTTTGAGGGCAATCAGCCGGCCGACCAGTTGGAGCAGTGGATCGGCCAGATCGTTGCCCAGCTTGGCGGCCAACTCCAGGGGCTTGGTGGCGAGGAGCCTGCGCAGGATCCGCGTCTCGACGACGCCACCGCCGCCCTCAACGCCGGCGACTTCGATCGCGCAACTGCGCTTTACGACGCCATCCTTGCCGACGACCCCACCAACACCGATGTCAAACAAGCCAAAAATACCGTCGCTGTGTTGAAGCGTCTCAACGAACAGGGCAGCGAAGGTGAGCTGGTAGACGAGGTGGAGCAGCAGCTGCTCGCCGCGGATGCGCAGTTTGTAGGCGGGGACCCAGAAGGCGCCTTCGATCAGTTGCTCGGCATGGTGAAAACGGAGCCGCGTGCGAAGGAGCGTCTGCTCGAACTGTTGACGTTGCTTGCTCCCGACGACCCGCGCGTGATTTCGGCGCGCACTAGGCTCGCTAGCTCGCTGTTTTAGAGTTATCCACAGGGGCGAATTCGCAAATTTCACAGGCTCGCAGAGGTGGGTTGCGGGTTTGGTCTAGCGTCTTGGGCATGAATTCGTTCGAGGTGTTAGTGCAGGCGATGTCGGCCGCAGCGTTAGAGACGCTGGCTGACTTCGACCTTGATGTTGCACTCGCCTCGGGCTTCGCTCCGGATCGTGCTCGTGCCTGGGCGCGGCTGCGGGATGTGTACTTCGGGCGCACCAAGTTCACCCGCAAACAAAAGACAGCAAGTTCTTTGGCGCGTGGTTTCTCCCTCGACGAGCTGGCGCTGATCGAGCGCCGCATCGCAGCGGTGAAGGATGCGTCCCAGCGGTGGGCGCTGCGCCTGGCCTTACTTGAGGTCGAAGGTGGTTACCGGGCGATTGAGGCTGCAGCCCGTACGTTGGTGCCGGCGGATAAGACACCGGCGGTGGATGCGGCGAAGTTCGGCCCGTCGCGAAACGGCAAACGCACCCTGCATCTGACCTACGACGAGCGGGAGATCTCCGACATGGAGCACGCCGGGCGGTTAGGGATTGATCAGGATCGTCCGGCTGCGGCGCAGATTGCCGAGAATTTGATTGGGATCTTCTTCGGCGACGGCAAGGTGGCTACTGCAGCGCCTCGTCCGACGGTGTTAGTGCCGCTGCCGGATTACCTACGCATCCTGGATGGCAATGGTGATGATGTGCTCTTGGCCATGACCGATGGCACCACCATGACCGGTGCGGAGTTTCTCGCCGCCCAGTTCGGTGATGCGTTGGAAGTAGCGGCGTTTCACCCGCAGGCCGGTGCGGTGAATCTGTACCGCACGCAGCGTTTGGCGAATCAGAAGCAGCGCGATCTGGCCAAGTTGGTCTCGCCGGTGTGTGCATTCCCTGGGTGTCGTCACGGGGCTGACAACTGCGAGTTACACCACGTGGAGGCGTGGCGGCATGGCGGGGAGACCAATATTGGCAACCTGGCGCCGTTGTGTCGCTATCACAACCGGGTCAATGATGATGACCCGTGGCGTAAGAAACGGGGCCGGATCGTGATGGTGCGGGGTGCCCCGGTATGGATTTCGCCCCGCGGCTACCCGGTGAAAAACACCAACCGCGGGGCAATGGACCAACTCTTCGGCACTTAGCGCCTGAGGGTGTAGTACTGCACGCTCATTGCGGGCAGGTGCAGTTCGATGGACTGGTCGAACCGGTCCCATTCGGTGGCGTCGGTGTGCACGCTGCGTGGCAGGTCGTTGCCGGCACCACCGTAGACGGCGTCGTCGGTGTTGATCAGCATGTCCCATGTGCCTGCTTCGGGTATTCCGAGGCGGTAGTTGGGCAAGGAGACGCCGGAGAGGTTGATCACGGCGAGGACCGGCGTGGCGTCGACGCCCCAGCGGACGTAGGCCAGCACGTTGTTGGAGGCGTCGTCGCCTTTGATCCATTGGAAGCCCATTGGGGTGTTGTCCTGGGAGTACAACGCTGGGGTGTCGCGGTAGACCAGGTTGAGGTCGCGTACGAGGCGTTTGATGCCGGCGTGGTAGTCGCGGTGCAGGTCGTCCCAGTTGATGGAGTGGGCTTCGTCCCATTCGGTGGTTTGGCCCCATTCGCAGCCCATGAACATGAGCGGTTTGCCGGGGTGGGAGTACATGTAGCCGTAAAGGGCGCGTAAGCCCGCGGCTTTGTTCCAGTCGTCGCCAGGCATGCGCTGCCACAGGGAGCCTTTGCCGTGGACGACTTCGTCGTGGCTGAACGGTAGGACGTAGCGTTCGGAGAAGGCGTAGACGAGCGAGAAGGTGATTTCGTTGTGGTGGTGGGAGCGGTGGACGGGGTCGAGTGAGAAGTATTCGAGGGTGTCGTTCATCCAACCCATGTTCCACTTCATGGAGAATCCGAGGCCGTCGGCGTCGGTTTGGGCGGTCACGCCTGGCCATGCGGTGGATTCTTCGGCGATGGTGAGCACGCCGGGGTGTTCGCGGTGGACGGTGGCGTTCATTTCTTGGAGGAATTGGACGGCTTCCCAGTGTTCGCGGCCGCCGTGTTGGTTGGGGAGCCATTCGCCGGGTTCGCGGGAGTAGTCGAGGTAGAGCATGGAGGCGACGGCGTCGACGCGGATGCCGTCGAGGTGGAATTCTTCGAACCAGTACAGGGCGTTGGCGACGAGGAAGTTGCGGACTTCGCGGCGGCCGAAGTTGAACACGTAGGTGCCCCAGTCGCGTTGTTCGCCGCGTCGCCAGTCAGGGTGTTCGTAGAGGGGTGTGCCGTCGAAGCGTGCGAGGGCGAAGTCGTCTTTGGGGAAGTGAGCGGGGACCCAGTCGACGATGACGCCGATGCCGTTGGCGTGCAGTGTGTCGACGAGGCGGCGGAAGTCGTCGGGGCTTCCCCAGCGTGCGGTGGGGGCGTAGTAGCCGGTGACTTGGTATCCCCAGGAGCCGCCGTAGGGATGTTCGGCGACTGGGAGGAATTCGACGTGGGTGTAGCCGTTGTCGACGAGGTAGGGCACGAGTTCGTCGGTAAGTGTGGCGTAGGTGGAGCCTTGTTTCCAGGAGCCGATGTGGCATTCGTAGATGCTCATGGCGGAGTTGGTGGCATCGCGTCCGGCACGGGCGGTGATCCAGTCGTGGTCGCTCCATTCGAATTCGCTTTGCTTTGCGACGACTGACACCGTCTCGGGTGGTGTCAACGTGCGTTTGGCGAGCGGGTCGGCTTTGTCGATGCGTGTGCCTTCGGCGGTGTGGATGGCGAATTTGTAAGCGTCGCCGTCGCCGATGCCGGGGATGAAGATTTCCCAGACGCCGGAGACGCCGAGGCTGCGCATGGGGTACTGGCTGGGGTTCCAGGAGCAGAAGTCGCCGATGACGGCTACGCCGGTGGCGTTGGGTGCCCAGACGGCAAATGAGGTGCCGGTGACGACGCCGAGGGTGGTTTCGTAGGTGCGGACGTTCGCGCCGAGGACGTCCCAGAGACGTTCGTGGCGGCCTTCGTTGATGAGGTGGATGTCAAGGGAGCCGAGGGTGGGTAGGAAGTTGTAGGCGTCGGCGACGATGATGGGGTCGGCGCCGGGGTAGGTGATGCGGTAGCGGTAGTCGGGGGTGTGGGTGTCGTCGAGGGTGGTGGCCCAGATGTCGTCGCCAAGCGGCTGCATGGGTTGGGACGCGTTGTGGATGAGCAGTTCGACGCGTTCGGCACCGATGAAGCGGGTGCGGATGATGGAGCCGTCGCCGTGGGGGTGCCAGCCGTAGATGTCGTGGGGTGCGTTGTGGGTGCAGGCGAGGAGGCGTTGGCGGTCCCCGTCCGGGATGAGCAGGTTGGTGTTCATGGTGGTCCTTAGGGGCGGTAGTCGTGGTCTGAGATCTGACGGTACGCGAGTGCTTCTCGACGATCCGGAGACACCTCGGGCAAACGCACCACGTGGGCGACGTTCTTCTCGGGCGAGAGTTTGATGTAGTTGCCGGTTTCGGCGGTTGTCCACGTGTAGCGCTCGTTGGTGATCTGGTCGTGGACGTCGAAGGTGCCGGGGCTCAGTCCGATGGCGTCGGCGTCGATGTGCAGCAGGCCTTCTTGGGTGCCGGTGGGGTCCAGATTGACGACGACCAACACCGCGTTGCCGGAAATCGCATCGACCTTGGAGTAGGCGATGAGGTTGTCGTTGTCGATGCGGTGGAAGCGGATTTGGCGCAGTTGTTGCAGGGCGGGGTTGTCGCGACGGATCTGGTTGAGCAGCGTCAGGTACGGCTCGAGGGATTTGCCTTGCTTGAGAGCAGCGTCGAAGTCGCGATGGCGCAGTTGGTATTTTTCGCTGTCGTGGTATTCCTCGCTGCCGGCGGCGACGGGGCGGTTTTCGTAGAGTTCGTAGCCGGAGTACACGCCCCACAAAGGGCTCATGGTGGCAGCGAGTGTGGCGCGCAGGGCAAACGCTGCCGGGCCACCGGTCTGCAGGGTGGCGTGCAGGATGTCGGGGGTGTTGACGAAGAGGTTGGGGCGGGAGACGTCGGCGACGTCGACAAGCAGTTGGGCGAAGTCGGTCAACTCCGCCTTGGTCACTTTCCAGGTGAAGTGGGTGTACGACTGGCTAAACCCAGCCTTGGACAGCCCGTACATGCGCGGCGGGCGGGTAAACGCCTCGGCGAGGAAGATGACGTCCGGGTCGGTTTCGTGGACCTTGGAAATGAGCCAGTGCCAGAAGTTCACCGGCTTCGTGTGGGGATTGTCTACGCGGAAGGTGGTCACGCCGAGGTTGACCCAGTACATGAGCACTCGGTAGATCTCGGCGTAGAGGGCCTCGGGCGCGTTGTCGAAGTTCAGCGGGTAGATGTCCTGGTACTTCTTTGGCGGGTTTTCGGCGTAAGCGATGGTGCCGTCGGCGAGCACGGTGAAAAACTCGGGGTGTTCCTTCGCCCACGGATGATCTGGTGCTGCCTGTAGGGCGAAGTCGAGGGCGATCTCCAGACCCAACTCGTTGGCGTGGTCCATCATGTCCAAAAATTCGTCCTCGCCGCCCAGGTTTGGGTCGAAGGCGTCGTGGCCGCCGTATTTAGACCCGATGGCCCACGGGGAGCCGACGTCGCCGTCTTCGGAGGTCAAGGTGTTGTTGCGGCCTTTGCGGTTGACCTCGCCAATCGGGTGGATGGGCGGGAAGTAGACGGTGTCGAACCCCATCGCCGCCACTCGGTCCAATTGCGCCGCGGTGGTGGCCCAGGTGCCGTGGATCGGGTTGCCCTTTTTATCCACACCGCCGGTGGAACGGGGAAACAGTTCGTACCAGGAGTTCACAAGTGCCTCGCGACGCTCCACAAGGATATCGGCGACGGGCCCGCGGGTGACCAATTCACGCAGGGGGTGTTCGGCGAGCACGTCTTGCACCTCCTGGGAACACCCGGGGGTGATGCGTTGGGAAAGGGGCAGGGTGTCGTCGATAAGCGATGCGCGCGCGGAGGCAAGCACCGGGGAGGAATGCTGAGCAATCGCGGCGTCGAACAATTCCACGCCATGCGCAATATCGTTGGACAACTCCGCTAACGACTGGCCGGCGGCGAGCTTCTTTTCCACCGCGTTGCGCCACGTGGCCATGACGTCGCTCCACGCATCCACCCGATAGAGCCACAGACCTTGCTCGTCCGGCACAAACACCGCATGGCAATAATCCGGCCGATAAAACTCGGCGTGCATCGGCACCTCGTACTGCGCACCCGACGGCGCGACAAGTACCAGCGTCGCAGCAATCGCATCGTGGCCCTCGCGCCACACCAACGCGGAAACCGGCACGACCTCACCAACAACCGCCTTCGACGGCAACGTGCGCCCAGAGACCTGGGGGCGGACGTCGTCGATGCCGAAGCGAGCAACCATCATCAAAACCTTCCGAGCGACCATTGATTCACCCGCCAGGGTAGCGCGGGGCAACCACACACGCGGGCCGAAATAGGCCAAGATGGGGGACGTGAATCAGACAGAGGAATTGGTGACAGATCCGGACCTGCTCATCGACATGCGCGACGTGTCCTTCATTCGTGGCGGGCACACGCTCGTCGGCCCTGTCGATTGGCAGGTCGAGCTCGACGAGAGGTGGGTGGTCATCGGGCCGAACGGCGCCGGTAAGACCACCTTGATCCGGATGGCGTCGGCGCAGGAATTCCCATCGGCAGGCCACGTGTTCATTCTCGGCGAGCGCGTCGGCGCGACCGATATGCGCGACCTGCGTGCCGCGATCGGCGTGACGTCCTCCGCGGTGGCGAACCGTGTGCCGGAGGACGAGAAGGTCGGCGACCTCGTGGTCTCCGCTGGTTACGCCATTTTGGGGCGCTGGCGCGAGGACTACGACGAGATGGATTACGACCAGGCCCTCGAAGTGCTTGAGCAGGTTGGCGCGATGCACCTGATCGACCGTCGTTGGGGCACTCTGTCTGACGGTGAGAAGAAGCGCGTGCTCGTTGCGCGTGCCGTGATGACCAACCCGGAGCTGCTCATT includes the following:
- the atpA gene encoding F0F1 ATP synthase subunit alpha; translation: MLDKTTESRKNMAELTISSDEIRSAIANYTSSYSAEASREEVGVVTSAADGIAQVSGLPGCMTNELLEFPNGVIGVAQNLETDSIGVVVLGNFETLSEGDEVKRTGEVLSIPVGENFLGRVINPLGQPIDGLGPIESDEERALELQAAGVLDRQPVEEPLQTGMKAIDAMTPIGRGQRQLVIGDRKTGKTAVCIDTILNQKEFWETGDPSKQVRCIYVAVGQKGSTIAGVRQTLEEAGALEYTTIVAAPASDSAGFKWLAPFSGAALGQHWMYQGKHVLVIYDDLTKQAEAYRAISLLLRRPPGREAYPGDVFYLHSRLLERAAKLNDELGAGSLTALPIIETKANDVGAFIPTNVISITDGQVFLQSDLFNQGVRPAIDVGISVSRVGGAAQTKGMKKVAGNLRLDLAAYRDLEAFAAFASDLDAASKKQLERGQRLVELLKQSEHAPQPVEFQIISIWAANEGVFDVVPVEDVRRYETELHEAIKANAPQVYDQIAGGKQLDDDSQAAIRRVNEDLARNFQASSGERIVREAEHEPLDSGQVAKNQLNVSRS
- a CDS encoding F0F1 ATP synthase subunit gamma, with product MATLRELRDRIRSVNSTKKITKAQELIATAQITKAQQRVEAAKPYADELKDVMERLASASSLAHPMLHERENGRVAAILVVTSDRGMAGGYNHNVLKKAAQLERMLTEAGYEVVRYVTGNKGVTHFKFRDMDVAGSWTGFSQQPSWEDTHDVRHQIIDGYMAGSEATVPLRQNGETGESVRGFDVVHVVYTEFVSMLSQEARVDQLLPIEPVLEEFKYEQEDMLTNSGEVSPDMNFEPDPDTLMDELLPVYVSRLLYSIFLEAAAAESASRRTAMKNATDNATELANDLSREANQVRQAKITQEITEIIGGAGALSGSGESD
- the atpD gene encoding F0F1 ATP synthase subunit beta; the encoded protein is MTTAHSFDERNDDLAGAALPEADTQTADRVENTQNPRGSENGRVVRVIGAVVDVEFPRGELPALYNALEVDIDLGEMSRTIVLEVAQFLGDNLVRTIAMAPTDGLVRGAKVSDSGNPISVPVGDQVKGHVFNALGQCLDDPSVGQTGERWGIHREPPAFKDLEGKTEILETGIKVIDLLTPYVKGGKIGLFGGAGVGKTVLIQEMITRIAREFSGTSVFAGVGERTREGTDLFLEMEDMGVLPDTALVFGQMDEPPGVRMRVALSGLTMAEYFRDVQNQDVLLFIDNIFRFTQAGSEVSTLLGRMPSAVGYQPTLADEMGVLQERITSTKGRSITSLQAVYVPADDYTDPAPATTFAHLDATTELSRSIASKGIYPAVDPLTSTSRILEPGIVGERHYNVAQKVIGILQKNKELQDIIAILGMDELSEEDKITVQRARKIQRFLGQNFFVAKKFTGDEGSYVPLEETIDAFDKLCEGEFDHYPEQAFNGLGGLDDVEAAYKKLQA
- a CDS encoding F0F1 ATP synthase subunit epsilon; its protein translation is MAELTAQLVSVDRLLWKGPASIVTAQTTEGEIGILPGHEPLLGQLKDNGVVTIRPIGGERIVAAVQGGFLSVVGDKVTVLADYAIFADEVDSAVAESNLDNEDRVVQARSEAELAAVRRNAH
- a CDS encoding DUF2550 domain-containing protein; its protein translation is MVFVVVVAVLVVATFAASAIWRFSMVRGSGSRAMIRQMPAEGIHGWRHGVLRYDGERMLFYKLRSLSFTHDMVADRRLLQFTGLRDVTADERQFMPDIAKILQVDSPDGGIEFAADRRTQMGFISWIESAPDVRAERTDMRSLEERAQRETER
- the nucS gene encoding endonuclease NucS — encoded protein: MRLVIARCSVDYVGRLDAHLPEALRLILVKADGSVSVHADDRAYKPLNWMMPPCTLRVENVVDMDGEDTGEELWIVENSKGEQLRITIAEVLLDESRDLGVDPGLVKDGVEAHLQELLAEHISTLGEGIELVRREYPTAIGPVDILARDPRGGTVAVEVKRRGGIDGVEQLTRYVELLNRDELLRPVRGVFAAQEIKPQARTLASDRGFDCVTLDYDELRGIESNELRLF
- a CDS encoding MTH1187 family thiamine-binding protein, translated to MIAAFSVAPTLTENSNAEMSDIVARAVKVVRESGLPHETTAMFTTIEGEWDEVMDVIKRATQAVEEVSPRVSLVVKADIRPGHTDMLHQKIESLNKHLED